One Bacteroidia bacterium DNA segment encodes these proteins:
- a CDS encoding DUF4920 domain-containing protein has protein sequence MKRHTQFILAFLATVLLYSCTTSAKKSLQKDSLEKKDTVAKLPSTGNFGAVINTEGAKPFETVFEELRKNPKGVNALLTGKISDVCQNKGCWMEVQSEDKKHTLHITFKDYGFFVPKDAAGKTAIFKGIAKYDTTTVEELRKIAKEEGKSEEEIKKITKPEINVSFVAEGVVIK, from the coding sequence ATGAAAAGGCACACACAATTTATATTGGCTTTTTTAGCCACCGTATTGCTATACAGTTGTACTACATCGGCTAAGAAATCTCTGCAAAAAGATTCTCTTGAAAAAAAAGACACAGTAGCCAAGCTACCTTCTACGGGCAACTTCGGTGCTGTTATCAACACAGAGGGAGCTAAGCCCTTCGAAACGGTTTTTGAAGAACTAAGAAAAAATCCAAAGGGAGTAAATGCACTGCTGACAGGTAAAATTAGCGATGTTTGCCAAAATAAAGGCTGCTGGATGGAAGTACAAAGTGAAGACAAAAAACATACTTTGCATATTACTTTCAAAGATTATGGCTTTTTTGTGCCCAAAGATGCAGCAGGTAAAACGGCAATATTCAAAGGAATTGCTAAATATGACACGACTACGGTAGAAGAATTGAGAAAAATAGCCAAAGAAGAAGGAAAATCAGAGGAAGAAATAAAGAAAATCACAAAGCCTGAAATAAACGTTAGTTTTGTGGCAGAAGGAGTAGTGATAAAGTAA